From a single Nicotiana tomentosiformis chromosome 2, ASM39032v3, whole genome shotgun sequence genomic region:
- the LOC104109176 gene encoding uncharacterized protein, producing MSLIAGSYERFIWGFKLRSPKDDQKYELTPLFSFPSHLSPIKCTAVAGSVAVSGGADDTIKIYDLSTCSEIGSLHQSATITSLSFLTPPSLSFPRNLIAAADDGTVSIYDADPFVHLKTVKVHRKAVNSVCIHPSGRLALSVGRDECMAMINLVRGRRSFYSRLGKEASLVNYSDTGEKFYMVMDDKISVHESEDAKIVLELDNNKKVLCATPGTHGILFTGGEERNIKAWDITSGKVAYSIEDAHSTRVKGIVVLYKNNDGDAEENQHIVASASSDGIIRVWDVRMTRKEKPIPLAEANTKSRLTCLAGSSIKSVKRPLVGNTASNGQQLDAGEES from the exons ATGAGTCTAATTGCAGGCTCATACGAGCGCTTCATATGGGGATTCAAGTTGAGATCCCCAAAAGACGATCAAAAGTACGAACTAACCCCACTCTTCTCCTTCCCCTCACACCTCTCACCAATCAAATGCACAGCCGTCGCCGGCTCTGTCGCAGTGTCCGGCGGCGCGGATGACACAATTAAAATCTACGACCTTTCCACTTGCTCTGAAATCGGGTCCCTCCACCAGTCCGCCACCATAACTTCACTTTCCTTTCTTACCCCTCCTTCACTCTCCTTCCCTCGTAACCTAATCGCCGCCGCTGACGACGGCACCGTATCGATATACGATGCCGACCCATTTGTTCATTTAAAAACGGTGAAAGTTCATCGTAAGGCGGTGAATTCTGTGTGTATTCATCCGTCGGGGAGGTTGGCGTTGTCTGTGGGAAGAGATGAATGTATGGCTATGATTAATTTGGTTAGAGGAAGGAGAAGTTTTTACTCTAGGTTGGGTAAAGAAGCTTCTTTGGTTAATTATAGTGATACTGGTGAAAAGTTTTATATGGTTATGGATGACAAAATTTCTGTACATGAATCTGAAGATGCCAAAATTGTTCTAGAGCTTGATAATAACAAGAAGGTGCTTTGTGCCACTCCCGGGACG CATGGTATTTTGTTTACTGGGGGAGAGGAGCGCAATATTAAAGCTTGGGACATAACTAGTGGGAAAGTTGCATATAGCATTGAAGATGCACATTCCACCCGTGTGAAAGGCATTGTTGTTTTATACAAAAACAATGATGGGGATGCTGAAGAAAACCAACACATAGTAGCATCTGCATCATCAGATGGGATCATACGTGTTTGGGATGTTCGCATGACTAGGAAAGAGAAGCCAATTCCactggctgaggccaatacaaaATCCAGGCTGACTTGTCTTGCTGGATCATCCATCAAAT CTGTGAAAAGGCCACTTGTAGGAAATACTGCATCAAACGGACAACAACTCGATGCAGGTGAAGAATCCTAG